One segment of Paraburkholderia sp. PGU19 DNA contains the following:
- a CDS encoding MOSC domain-containing protein, with product MDEPTTHAESGSTARLSGARLLSINIGVCEPLDVGLASEGLTVESAIRKRSVSSASQGAVVEVKKLGLVGDEQADLSVHGGLDKAVYLYPFEHYAWWRQRRIEADLPDAGEPLAFGMLGENLTTQGLLESDLWVGDTLVIDQVRLRVEAPRSPCFKLNAAMGYRKAVKHMYLSGFAGVYLSVLQTGFIQAGARIEVVPGRREESVSNILEWRRGKARREP from the coding sequence ATGGATGAACCGACGACGCATGCAGAAAGCGGCAGCACCGCGCGGCTAAGCGGCGCGAGGCTGCTTTCGATCAACATCGGCGTATGCGAGCCGCTCGACGTCGGGCTCGCGTCCGAAGGTTTGACCGTCGAGTCGGCGATCCGCAAGCGTTCGGTGAGCAGCGCGAGCCAAGGCGCGGTGGTCGAAGTGAAGAAGCTCGGGCTTGTGGGCGACGAGCAAGCGGACCTCAGCGTTCACGGGGGCCTCGACAAGGCCGTTTATCTCTATCCGTTCGAACACTATGCATGGTGGCGGCAGCGGCGCATCGAAGCCGATCTGCCCGATGCGGGCGAGCCATTGGCATTCGGCATGCTCGGCGAGAATCTGACGACGCAAGGCCTGCTGGAATCGGACCTTTGGGTTGGCGATACGCTCGTGATCGATCAGGTCAGGTTACGGGTGGAAGCGCCGCGTAGTCCCTGTTTCAAGCTCAATGCGGCGATGGGGTACAGGAAAGCTGTCAAGCATATGTATCTGAGTGGATTTGCTGGTGTGTATCTGAGCGTTTTGCAGACGGGGTTTATTCAGGCTGGTGCACGGATTGAGGTCGTGCCGGGGCGTAGGGAGGAGTCGGTCAGTAACATTCTCGAGTGGCGGCGTGGGAAGGCTCGTCGGGAGCCATAA
- a CDS encoding nitronate monooxygenase: MSTRSEGKPLLSLLGISKPIIQAPMAGVSTPALAAAVSNAGGLGSLGVGAMKADAARKTIRDTRALTSAPFNINVFCHEPATANAKVEQEWLTWLAPQFAKYGASAPEKLAEIYTSFVEDRAMLDVFVEEKPAIVSFHFGLPSKEVIKALKEAGITLLASATNLDEALQVVDAGVDAIVAQGVEAGGHRGMFDPQAFDEGLGTFALTRLLVEKFDLPVIAAGGIMDGAGIAAALALGAQAAQLGTAFVPCPETSIDDGYRRAILGDAALHTTMTSAISGRQARSMVNRFTELGRAADRPATPDYPVTYDAGKALHAAAKAQGEFGFGAQWAGQAAALTRSLPAAELVARLDAELDEAIRRLQQFAR; the protein is encoded by the coding sequence ATGAGCACTCGTTCCGAAGGCAAGCCGCTCTTGAGTTTGCTGGGCATCAGCAAGCCGATCATTCAGGCGCCGATGGCTGGCGTCAGCACACCGGCGCTAGCGGCCGCCGTATCCAATGCGGGCGGCCTCGGCTCGCTCGGCGTGGGCGCGATGAAAGCCGACGCGGCGCGCAAGACGATCCGCGACACGCGCGCGTTGACGAGCGCGCCGTTCAACATCAACGTCTTTTGCCACGAGCCTGCCACGGCCAATGCGAAAGTCGAACAGGAATGGCTGACGTGGCTCGCGCCGCAGTTCGCGAAGTACGGCGCGAGCGCGCCTGAAAAACTCGCCGAAATCTACACGAGCTTTGTCGAGGACAGGGCGATGCTCGACGTGTTCGTCGAGGAAAAGCCGGCCATCGTGAGCTTCCATTTCGGCCTGCCGTCGAAAGAAGTCATCAAGGCGCTGAAGGAGGCGGGCATCACGCTGCTGGCGTCGGCAACGAATCTGGACGAAGCGCTGCAGGTGGTCGATGCGGGCGTCGATGCGATCGTCGCGCAGGGCGTCGAAGCGGGCGGCCATCGCGGCATGTTCGACCCACAAGCCTTCGATGAGGGCCTCGGCACGTTCGCGCTTACGCGTCTTCTCGTGGAGAAATTCGATCTGCCCGTTATCGCCGCGGGCGGCATCATGGACGGCGCCGGCATTGCCGCGGCGCTCGCGCTCGGCGCGCAGGCCGCGCAACTCGGAACGGCGTTCGTGCCGTGCCCGGAGACGTCGATCGACGACGGCTACCGTCGCGCGATCCTCGGCGATGCCGCGCTTCACACCACGATGACGTCGGCGATTTCGGGCCGTCAGGCTCGCAGCATGGTCAACCGCTTCACCGAACTGGGCCGCGCTGCCGATCGTCCCGCTACGCCGGATTACCCCGTGACCTACGACGCAGGCAAGGCGCTGCACGCCGCCGCGAAAGCGCAGGGCGAGTTCGGCTTCGGCGCGCAATGGGCCGGTCAGGCGGCGGCGCTGACGCGTTCGCTGCCTGCTGCGGAACTCGTCGCGCGGCTCGATGCGGAACTCGACGAAGCGATCCGTCGATTGCAGCAGTTCGCCCGTTGA
- a CDS encoding creatininase family protein: protein MLLHLSTWAEIEQYLTRSRAIVVPIGSNEQHGPTGLLGTDWLCPEIIAREAEKSADILVAPTFNIGMAQHHLGFPGTISLRPSTFIAAIGDWIRSLAAHGFEKILFLNGHGGNIASIEAAFSEVYVEASFAKRRAGFAMKLANWWDLEGVGELARKQFPEGHGVHATPSEIAITQWAFPDAIKSADYSPKIAPSGPIREALDFRARYPDGRMGSDPAQASPEKGGELVRLAASSLVRELNAFANEPLPG, encoded by the coding sequence ATGCTTTTACATCTTTCGACTTGGGCCGAGATCGAGCAATACCTGACACGAAGCCGCGCGATCGTCGTGCCCATCGGCTCGAACGAGCAGCATGGACCGACGGGCCTGCTCGGCACTGACTGGCTGTGCCCGGAGATCATCGCGCGTGAAGCGGAAAAGTCCGCCGATATCCTCGTCGCGCCGACGTTCAACATCGGCATGGCGCAGCATCACCTCGGCTTTCCGGGCACGATTTCGCTGCGGCCGTCCACGTTCATCGCTGCCATTGGCGACTGGATCCGCTCACTGGCTGCGCATGGCTTCGAAAAGATTCTGTTTCTGAACGGCCACGGCGGCAACATCGCATCGATCGAGGCGGCGTTTTCGGAGGTCTATGTCGAAGCGAGCTTCGCGAAGCGCCGCGCAGGTTTCGCGATGAAGCTGGCCAACTGGTGGGATCTGGAAGGAGTCGGTGAACTCGCGCGCAAGCAGTTCCCGGAAGGGCACGGCGTTCACGCCACGCCGTCTGAAATCGCGATCACGCAGTGGGCCTTCCCGGACGCGATCAAATCCGCCGACTACTCGCCGAAGATCGCGCCGTCCGGCCCGATCCGGGAAGCGCTGGATTTCCGCGCGCGCTATCCGGATGGCCGCATGGGATCGGACCCGGCTCAGGCATCGCCGGAAAAGGGCGGTGAGCTGGTGCGGCTGGCGGCGTCGAGCCTCGTGCGCGAACTGAACGCGTTTGCCAACGAGCCGTTGCCCGGCTGA
- a CDS encoding acetamidase/formamidase family protein, producing the protein MTTTTAHSATKTDAQTDKTPVNRLRVESYTNGILGPSQAMLGPLADGGTLIAGTPPGCWGPMITPAFQGGHEVTQPVAIEGAEVGDAVALKIQRMRVTSHATSSGVMQFVEGRYHGDPFVAKFCASCGTEHPASHVEGIGPEAIRCDHCGAEVSAFQFKHGYVIVLDQENGVSLTVSQEVGDRLAGNASAMSALPELAAQHSILSLARADMPGLAAHMRPFLGNIGTTPSRDLPDSHNCADFGQYLVGAPHRFNMTTEELHSAKTDGHMDTNSVREGCIVICPVKVPGAGVYLGDMHAQQGNGEIAGHATDVSGETELSVEVIKNLTLEGPILLQNLDDLPPMARPMNADQRKKVAELGARWGQHHIEENGPVTFIGSGVNLNVATENGLRRAAAVTGLSYEEVLNRATIAGSIEISRLPGTVRVTILCPLEILDRIGIGHLVREKYQLA; encoded by the coding sequence TTGACGACCACGACCGCCCACTCCGCCACAAAGACCGACGCCCAGACCGACAAAACACCCGTGAACCGGCTTCGCGTCGAATCCTATACAAACGGCATTCTCGGCCCGAGCCAGGCAATGCTCGGACCGCTCGCCGACGGCGGCACGCTGATCGCAGGCACGCCGCCCGGCTGCTGGGGGCCGATGATCACGCCCGCGTTCCAGGGCGGTCATGAAGTCACGCAGCCCGTCGCCATCGAAGGCGCGGAGGTCGGCGACGCCGTCGCGCTGAAAATCCAGCGCATGCGCGTGACGTCGCATGCCACGTCGTCCGGCGTGATGCAGTTCGTCGAAGGGCGCTATCACGGCGATCCGTTCGTCGCCAAGTTCTGCGCGTCGTGCGGCACCGAGCACCCGGCCAGCCACGTGGAAGGCATCGGCCCCGAGGCGATTCGCTGTGACCATTGCGGCGCGGAGGTCAGCGCGTTCCAGTTCAAACACGGCTACGTCATCGTGCTCGACCAGGAAAACGGCGTGAGCCTCACGGTGAGCCAGGAAGTCGGCGACCGGCTCGCGGGCAACGCATCGGCTATGTCCGCGCTGCCCGAACTGGCCGCGCAGCATTCGATCCTTTCGCTGGCGCGCGCCGACATGCCCGGCCTCGCCGCGCATATGCGGCCGTTCCTCGGCAACATCGGCACGACGCCTTCGCGCGATCTGCCCGATTCGCACAACTGCGCGGACTTCGGACAATATCTGGTCGGCGCGCCGCACCGCTTCAACATGACGACGGAAGAGCTGCACAGCGCGAAGACGGACGGCCACATGGACACGAACTCGGTGCGCGAAGGCTGCATCGTGATTTGCCCCGTGAAAGTGCCGGGCGCAGGCGTCTATCTCGGCGACATGCACGCGCAGCAGGGCAACGGCGAGATCGCCGGGCACGCAACGGATGTATCGGGCGAAACCGAACTCAGCGTCGAGGTCATCAAGAACCTGACGCTCGAAGGACCGATCCTGCTGCAGAATCTCGACGACCTGCCGCCGATGGCGCGTCCGATGAACGCCGACCAGCGCAAGAAGGTCGCTGAACTCGGCGCGCGCTGGGGCCAGCATCACATCGAAGAAAATGGGCCCGTGACGTTTATCGGCAGCGGCGTCAACCTCAACGTAGCGACCGAAAACGGACTTCGCCGCGCCGCCGCCGTGACCGGTCTGAGCTACGAGGAAGTGCTCAATCGCGCGACGATCGCCGGTTCGATCGAGATCAGCCGCTTGCCCGGCACGGTGCGTGTGACCATCCTGTGCCCGCTGGAAATTCTCGATCGGATCGGCATTGGGCATCTGGTCCGCGAGAAGTATCAGTTGGCTTGA
- a CDS encoding LysR family transcriptional regulator, which translates to MQRQFEDLLLGSIELFCFAAELESFTLAATAASVTPAAVSRSVARLEERLGVRLFVRTTRQIRLTDAGSRYFEQCRLALAQLADAEREATGQQSTPSGVLRISMPTPYSHYRVLPLLAEFRKLYPDVTVETHLSNRNIDFADEGFDLAIRGRAPDDSGLIARKLEDAELVVVASPAYLKSAARLETPDDLVHHECIQFALPSTGRNIPWLFQHEGEEREMPTRGGNSTSGDVLAGATLARHDAGLFQTYRFVVEKDLKDGTLREVLTPYGGRTRPFVLLYPHARHLSSRVRAFVDFLVEKLRA; encoded by the coding sequence ATGCAGCGTCAATTCGAAGACCTACTTCTTGGCAGCATCGAACTGTTCTGTTTCGCCGCCGAACTGGAAAGCTTCACGTTAGCGGCGACAGCTGCGAGCGTGACGCCAGCGGCCGTGAGCCGGTCGGTTGCGCGCCTGGAGGAACGGCTCGGCGTGCGGCTTTTCGTGCGCACAACACGGCAGATCAGACTCACCGACGCAGGAAGCCGTTACTTCGAGCAATGCCGTCTGGCGCTCGCCCAGCTCGCCGACGCCGAGCGCGAAGCGACGGGGCAGCAGAGCACGCCGTCAGGCGTGCTGCGCATCAGCATGCCGACGCCGTACAGCCACTATCGCGTGCTGCCGCTGCTCGCGGAATTTCGCAAGCTCTATCCCGACGTCACGGTCGAAACGCACCTGAGCAACCGCAACATCGATTTCGCCGACGAAGGCTTCGACCTCGCCATCCGGGGCCGCGCGCCGGACGACTCCGGCCTGATCGCGCGCAAGCTCGAAGACGCCGAACTCGTGGTCGTCGCTTCGCCCGCCTATCTGAAGTCGGCGGCCAGGCTGGAGACACCCGACGATCTTGTTCACCACGAATGCATTCAGTTCGCGCTGCCGAGCACGGGACGCAACATTCCGTGGCTGTTCCAGCATGAAGGCGAAGAGCGCGAAATGCCAACGCGCGGCGGCAACAGCACGTCGGGCGATGTGCTCGCAGGCGCCACACTCGCGCGACACGACGCGGGGCTTTTTCAGACCTATCGGTTCGTCGTCGAAAAAGACCTGAAGGATGGCACGCTGCGCGAAGTGCTCACGCCGTACGGCGGCCGCACAAGGCCGTTCGTGCTGCTGTATCCGCATGCACGGCATCTGTCGTCGCGCGTGCGCGCCTTCGTCGATTTCCTCGTCGAAAAGCTCAGAGCCTGA
- a CDS encoding LysR family transcriptional regulator, with protein MLPNVDSIVARLRLKQLRLLIALDEHGSLHRAADQMALTQPGATKALREIEAIFGATLFTRSQQGIQPNELGRCVIRYARLIHMDVAHLREEMEGILQGSGGRLAVGAITGAVSGVLVDALTRLRERQPTLTVEVVEDTSARLLALLDQGRLDLAICRTTVAQQPDHYDYVELSDEPLAIVASPMHRLAKARKVKLADLAKSRWIVYPSIMPLRGLFEREFKEAGLSVPSHPIETASTITTVLMLQRDPTLVSLMPRDMAALLADHGLARLLAIEVRSRTEPYGIVTRRGSVLSPAARLMIDELT; from the coding sequence ATGCTGCCGAACGTCGATTCGATTGTCGCCCGTCTGCGGCTCAAGCAACTGCGTCTGCTAATAGCACTCGACGAACACGGCTCGCTGCATCGCGCTGCCGATCAGATGGCGCTCACGCAACCGGGCGCGACCAAGGCGCTGCGCGAGATCGAAGCGATCTTCGGCGCGACGCTCTTCACGCGCTCGCAACAAGGTATCCAGCCAAACGAGTTGGGGCGCTGCGTGATCCGTTATGCGCGGCTGATTCACATGGACGTCGCGCATCTGCGCGAAGAGATGGAAGGCATCCTGCAAGGCTCAGGAGGCCGGCTCGCGGTCGGCGCCATCACGGGTGCCGTGTCGGGCGTGCTGGTGGATGCGTTGACGCGGCTGCGCGAGCGGCAGCCGACGTTGACCGTGGAAGTTGTCGAAGATACCAGCGCGCGGCTGCTGGCGCTGCTCGATCAGGGGCGGCTCGACCTCGCGATCTGCCGCACGACCGTCGCGCAACAACCCGATCACTACGACTATGTCGAACTGAGCGACGAGCCGCTTGCGATCGTCGCGAGCCCAATGCATCGGCTGGCTAAGGCGCGCAAAGTGAAGCTCGCTGATCTCGCAAAGAGCCGCTGGATCGTCTATCCGAGCATCATGCCGCTGCGCGGCCTGTTCGAGCGCGAATTCAAGGAAGCGGGACTATCGGTGCCGTCCCATCCTATCGAAACGGCATCGACGATCACCACCGTGCTGATGTTGCAGCGCGACCCGACACTGGTTTCGCTGATGCCGCGCGACATGGCGGCGCTGCTTGCCGATCACGGCCTGGCCCGGCTGCTGGCGATCGAAGTGCGCTCGCGCACCGAGCCATACGGCATCGTGACGCGGCGCGGCTCCGTGCTTTCGCCTGCCGCGCGGCTGATGATCGATGAACTGACGTAG
- a CDS encoding rubredoxin has product MYTKATAVELQFSPDRLNDGAGDPFWIDLNHNEAVELHQALQRYLDAPAAERPAPLVVSLDKDESAGGAESTESNAATQTQTSAGDLKQWVCVICGWVYDEAAGLPEEGLAPGTRWADVPEDWRCPLCDVGKEDFALVEF; this is encoded by the coding sequence ATGTACACGAAAGCCACTGCCGTCGAACTCCAGTTTTCGCCCGATCGTCTCAACGATGGCGCGGGCGATCCGTTCTGGATCGATCTGAACCACAACGAAGCCGTCGAACTTCATCAGGCGCTGCAACGCTATCTCGATGCGCCGGCCGCCGAGCGGCCTGCGCCGCTCGTCGTCTCGCTCGACAAGGACGAGAGCGCGGGCGGTGCGGAGTCAACGGAGTCGAATGCCGCCACACAGACACAGACATCCGCCGGTGACCTCAAGCAGTGGGTCTGCGTGATCTGCGGCTGGGTCTATGACGAAGCAGCCGGCTTGCCGGAAGAAGGTCTCGCGCCCGGCACGCGTTGGGCCGATGTGCCGGAAGACTGGCGCTGTCCGCTGTGCGATGTCGGCAAGGAAGATTTCGCGCTCGTCGAATTCTGA